The DNA window AAGCCCGCGGCGGACGGAATGTACGCCTTCAGCTTCGCCGGCGCCCACCGCTCCAGCAGCACCAGGGTGATGCCCAGCGTACCGCCACACGTCGCGCCCCAGCGGGCGGAGACGGGCATCGCGGCCACTCCCGTGGCCAGCAGCTTGGACACGCCCGCCCACACCATCGTCGCCGGCGCGGGGAAGTCCACCGAGCCCAGCACGTCCGGCGAGGGAATCAAGATGTTGAACACCGGCACCACCACCGCCGCGCCCGCCACCACGCCGAACAACTGCGCGATGAACTGCTGACGCGGGTTGGCGCCCAACAGCCAGCCGGACTTCAGGTCCGTCAGCAGGTCCGCCGCGTGCAACCCCACGCCGCCCGTGGCGTTGGCGCTCATCACGTTGGCGGGGATGTTGCCCGGCGCAAGTCCGCCGAAGATGAGCTGCGTGACGGGGCCCAGCGCCTTCGTGGGCGTGGTGTCCGTCTCGCCCGTGACGCGGCTGGCGATGACGCCCATCACCACCGCCAGGGGCAGCGCCAGCACGCCCGCCCACCACGGAATCTGGAACAGGTGGGCCATCAGGAACACGGCCACCGGGCCCAGCACCGCGAAGCCCAGGGGGAACCAGGACGGCGGACACTCGATGCCCGCCAGCGGGTCCTGCTCCTCCTCGCCGGAGCGCTTGCCTCCGAACAGACCGGAGAGCGCCTTGAAGGAGCGCGCCACGCTGCGCCACTGGAACGCGAACGACAGGAGGCCGGACGACACCAGCAGCGCCGAGCCCGTCCACACCATCCACGAGTTGATGGCCTTGTACGTCACCTCGGCGATTTCGCCCTGCGCCACCATCTCCGGCGCCAGGAAGCCATATGCGAGCACCGCGCCCAGCAGCATGGACCAGCCCGTCTTGAAGCTCACCAGCGCGCCGGCGCCCACCATCAGCAGGCTGAAGTCGAGCGACAGCGTCCACGCGGACGCCTTCTTGCCCAGCATCGTGAAGGGCAGGCTCACCTTGTCCGGGATGTTGGTCAGCCACGAGAAGCGCGCGTCGCGCAGCACCACCAGGAACGCGCCGACGACACCCGCCCCCGTCAACAGGCGCGACTTGCGGCGCGCCACCTCACCGTGGCCGTGCAGCGCGCGGATGGTCTCCGCGGTGGCCGTGCCGGTGGGGAACGGCAGCGCCTCGATGTTGATGAGCTGGCGCTTGATGGGGATGGCGGCGAAGACGCCCAGCGCGGAGATGACGGCGAACCACACCACCAGCCAGCCCGAGGGAGGCAGCGCGCCGGTGAGCATGAGCAGCGCCGGGACGGCGGCCATGTTGCCACCGCCCGTCATGTAGCCAGCGGCGGACGCCACCGAGCCCATGGCGTTGTTCTCCAGGGCGGTGAAGTCGTTCTTCAGCACGCGCAGCGAGCGCAGCGTGCCGAACACCGCGAAGGCGAGGATGCACGCGGTGATGGTGACGCCCAGGCTCCAACCCGTCTTGAGGATGACGTACAGGTTGGACAGACACATCACCGCGCCAATCAGCATGCCGGCGATGACGGCGCGCACGGTGAGCTGCCGCGAGCCGCCCTGGTACACGTTCTTGAGCCAGTACCGCTCCGGGTCCGTCTCCGCCGAAACCCCGGGCGCTTGGGAGTGGGCGTCAGGGGGCGGGCCGCCGTGGGCCGCGCTGGGTGTTGGCGTCGAAGGGGGAGAGGACTGGCTCATGGGGGGCGAAAAGATAGTGCACGTCCCCCCATCCAACGAAGCGCGGACTCCATTCAGCAAGCAAAGGGACGAGGCGCCTCCACCTCGTCCCTTCACGCGCGCCGCACGGCGTCACACCCAGGCATCAGCCGTGCTGATGCCCACCCGGCCCATGCACGTGGCCGTGGGAGAGTTCCTCGGGGGAGGCGGCGCGGACGTCCTTCACGGTGACGTCGAAGTGGAGCGTCTTGCCCGCGAGCGGATGGTTGAGGTCCACCACCACCTCGTCGCCCCGCACCTCCTGGATGCGCAGGGGAATGTCCCCCTGGTCCGTCTGGGCCATCAGCGTCTGGCCGGGCTGCGGATTGAAGCCGGGGGGCAACATGGCGCGCGGGACGACCCGCACACCCTCCGGGTCATGTTCGCCATAGCCCTGCCCGGGCTGCACCACCACCTGCTTGCTGTCGCCCTGGGAGAGCCCCTCCAGCGCCCCCTCCAGGCCCGGAACGATTTGACGGTGCCCATGCAGATAGGCGAGCGGCTGGCCGGGCTCACTCTGGTCGATGACCTGTCCATCACCCAGGTGCAGCCGGTACTCCAGCGAGACAATCGAATCCTTGGCGACCCTCATGCGGGCTCCTTGGCGGTGCGGCGGGGAAACAACATCGGGGGAAAGGATGGGCTGGGAGCCGCGTCAGGAGGAGTGAGGCGAGCCCGCGGGCTGACCGGCGTCCGCCTGGGCGTTCGGCTCCCCTCGCGCCACGTACACGGCGGCGGCCAGGTCTCCGGTGACGTTGAGCGTGGTGCGGCACATGTCCAGGAAGCGGTCCACGCCCAGGATGAGGCCCAGGCCCTCCACCGGAATCTTGAACATGCCCAGAATCATCGCGATGACGGGGATGGAGCCCGCGGGCACGCCTGCGGTGCCGATGCCCGCCAGGATGCAGATGAACATGATGAGGGCCTGCTGCTGCAGGTTCAGCGGCACCTCGTAGACCTGGGCCAGGAAGAGCACCGTGACGCCCTCGAAGAGCGCGGTGCCGTTCTGGTTCATGGCCGAGCCCGCGGTCAGCACGAAGCGCGACACGTTGGGCGGCAGCTTGAGGTTCTCCTCGGCGACCTTGAGCGCGGTGGGCAGCGTGGCGCTGGAGGAGGACGTGGAGAACGCCGTGACGATGGCCAGCCGGCAGTCGCGGAAGAACTCGATGGGATTGCGCCCGCCCAGGAAGCGCACCGACAGCGAGTAGACGACGAACATGTGCAGGCCCAGCGCCAGGAGCACCGTGCCCACGTAGGCGGCGAGCTGCCCCAGGATGCTCAGCCCCAGCTTCGCCGTCATCGCGAAGAGCAGCGCCGCGACGCCGTACGGCGCGAGCTTCAGCACGCCGTCGATGAGCTTCATCATCACGTCGTAGAGGCCCTGGATGGTGTCGCGCAGGTGCTTCGCGGACTCCGTGGGGGTGAGCGCCACGCCCAGGCCGAAGATGAGCGAGAAGACGATGATGCCAATCATGTCCCCGTCGGCCGCGGCCTTGATGGGGTTGGTGGGCACCATGGACATGAGCACCGCGCCGAAGGACGTCTCCGAGGGCGGAGGCGCGGCCTTCACCTGGGTGCCTTGCTGGGCCAGCGCGCGGGCCTCGTCGCTCAGGTTCGCGCCGGGCTGGATGATGTTCACCAGCACCAGGCCCAACAGCACGGAGATGGTGGAGAAGACGATGGTGTACCCGAGCGTGCGCACGCCCAGGCGGCCCACCTGCTTCAGGTCCAGGTCCGCCACGCCCATGACGAGCGCCGCGAAGAGCAGCGGCACCACGAGCATGAGCAGCAGGCGGATGAAAATCTGTCCCACCGGCGAGGCGATGTTGGACACGGTCCAATCCAGCCACGCGGACTTGCCCGCGAGGGCATTGGCGGTGAGCCCCGCCACCGTGCCGGTGAGGATGCCGATGAGCATCTTGTGGTGAGCCTTCATCGCGCGGTCTCCGGCTCCTCCCGGCGGGAGGGCAATGGGGCGCGCAGCCTACCGGCAAAGGAGGGTGGCGCCCACCCTTCGCATGAGACAAAGCTGGGGCCCGCGTGGAAACCCTGGTCCAGCTCACCGAAGGCGCCATCCCCCCTCCCCTCTTCCGCCGCCTGCTGCGCAGGCTGGGGGTGCTGGGCCGGGAGCGGCTGAAGGACACCTACCAAACGACGTTCTGGTACGACTTCGGTCCGCCGGCCAACGTGGTGGAGGACATCATCACCACGCTGCGCCCCACCATCGCCGGAAGGCGCCGCATCGCCGGCGTCGAGTGGTGGCTGTCGCGCATGTACCCGACGGACGTGCGCGTGGACTTTCATCAGGACCGCGATGAGAAGCTCGCGCTGCGCACGGGGAAGCTCGTGCACCCGCGCATCGGCTCCGTGCTGTTCCTCAACCGCGTGCGCGGCGGCGCGCTCGTGGTGACGCGGGAGCTGCCCGACGAAGACAACCCGTCGCTCGCGCCTTCACGCATGGACACCGCGGACCTGGTGACGCCGCGCCCCAACCGGCTCGTGGTGTTCGAGGGCTCGTTGACCCACGGCGTGCTCGACGCGCGCAACCAGATTCCCGACGGGAAGCTGCCCGGGCGCTCGCGGCTGCGCCGCACCCTCATCATGAACTGGTGGACCCATCGGCCCACCGACGTGCCGCGCTGGTCCGAGACGAAGCTCTACCGCGCGCTCGGGGGCTGAACGAGCGCGGCGGCCGTCTCGCGCAGGCGGTGCGTGACGCGCTCGGCCCACTCGGGCTCGATTTCCAGACAGGCGGGGTGACGGCCCAGTCGCAGCGCGGCCGAGGGCAGCGAGCCGCTTCCCGCGAACGGATCCAACACCGCGTCCCCGGGCCGGCTGTACGTGCGCACCAGGGGCTCGACGACGGAGAAGGGCTTGTGGTGCGGATGGCCGCCCCAGCGCGTGGCCTCGCCATCGTCGTCATAGCCACCGACGACGGCCCACACCGTGGGCAGGTCCCCCGGCGACAGCACGGGCTCCGGCGTCCGGGCGATGACGAGGGCGACTTCATAGACGCGCAGCGTCTGCTCGTTCGCGTTCTTGTCGGTGGTGCGCTTGCCCCAGGTGAACTCGCCGCGCAGGTGGGGATAGCCCAGCCCCTTCGCCGCGCTGATGATGGGCTCCTTGCCCAGGAGGTTCGTCCAGATGACGAGGGGCGCGTCGGGCGTCAGGTGCGCCAGCGCGCGCGCCATCCACGCCTCGGAGAAGGCGCGGTAGTCGCGCACCGTCTCGAAGCGGACGATGGGGTTCTGGTCAATCTTCTTGTGGGCCCGAGGGTCTCTCAGGTCCCCGCCCTTGCGGCGCCGGGTGAGCAGGCAATAGGGCGGGTCGGTCAGGAGCAGCGAGGCGCGGCGGTCGCCCAGGGCGGCGCGGTAGCCCTGCGGCTCACGGGAGTCGGCGCGGATGCAGCGAAGGGCGTCGGGAGCAAGAGCGGAAGTCATCGTCCGGCCGGCACCCTACACGGAGGGCCGCGAGGCTCAAGGCCCGACATGCTCCTCGCGAAGCTTGAACGCAAGCCCCTCGACCGTGGCCGTCCGGCCTCGGGCATCCCACAGCTTGAGGACATAGCGGCGCGAGTCCGCCAGGGCGGCGCGGTCCACCAGGACCACCAGCATCGTGCCCTTCTCGCCCCCCAGCGGCGCGGGTTGCCAGGGCGCCGCCACCTCGATGACGCGGCCTTGCTCGTCCGTCAGGGAAGCGCCCGTCGCGGTCCACCCCACGCCCCCCTTCCGCGCTCGCATCTCCAGGCGCAGCGCGTTCCACGGCCCTCGGGACTCCACGCACCACGTCTGCACGACGGCGATGTCTGGATGCGCCACCACCTTGCTGGGGCTCAGCCGCATGAGCACCATGGCATCGCGGTCTTCCATCTCCGCCACGGCGGACTCGATGCCCCGGGGCGCGTGTCCCTCGGAGCGCAGGCGCGTCAGCTCCGCCTGGAGCTGCGCCACGCGCCCCTTCAGCTCGGTGACTTCCTGGCGGTAGGACTCCACCGAGCGGACCGCGCGGAAGACCTCCACCTGAGGCTCGCCGCGCGCGGCATCCACCACCAGCATGAACGCCGCGCGCTCGGGCGCCGCGCCGTCGCGAAAGCGCAGCTCCAGGAGGAGCCGCTCCCCATCCCGGAACAGGCTCGACGGGATGAGGGCCAGGTGGTCCTCGGAGAGCCCCAGGCGCTCGAAGCGCTCGCGGCCCTCTAGGACGACCTCGTCTGGACGGATGCGCGCGTCGAAGAAGAACGTCGTGGAGCGACCCGGCGCGATGTGGACCTCGGGGACCGCCACGCGAGCATCCGCGCTGACCTCGATTCGGCGCACCGGAGCCAGGGAGCCCGAGGGCTCGGGCCCGGAGGCCTGCGCCCCCAGGGCCAGCATCACTCCAAAGATGAACACCCAAACAGAGGTCGCGGCAGGCAATTACAACCTTCCCAGGCGCTTGGTCGTGGTGAGGGTCAATACTGGCATCAACATCTTCTGCTCGGGAGTGCTTGATGGGTCATACGGCTGGCCCAGCTCCGAGCGACCCTCCCAGGTGAGGTTGGCGCAGAGCGGATAGCGCGACCCGTCCGGGAACTCCACCTCCGTCACCCAGGCGAAGACGCGGTCCTTCCCCGGGAAGAAGGTGCCGTAGAGCTTCGACAGCCGAGGGAGGGCGACGATGTTGGTGTAGTCCTTCTTGATGTCCCGGCCGAGCTGGTAGACGACGAAGGGCCCCTCGGGCGGCACCGGCACCGGGTCCGCGGAGTGCACTTCGGTGATGAAGTGGCTCACCTCGGAGAGGATGCGCGGCGGCCCGATGCCCATCTTCCGCATCAGGTCGATGGTCGACTGGGGGCAATCCTGCTGGGGCGGCTCCGTCCGCAGGTGCGAGGGAACACCCGCGCAGGCCCCGGTCAGGCACGCCACCGCCGCCACCTTGCCCAGCCCGCCTTGCAGGCCCCGCTTCTTCGGCACGGGAGCAGGCTCGGGCGCGGTCTTCGCGGGGCGCGGGGCATCCTCGGTGAGCGCGACGACACGCTCGGGCGGGGCCGCGACTGACTTCGGGAGCCCGGTGTCCGCGGGGTGCTCGACAGCGGAGGGGAGCGGCGCGGAGTGGGGTGTGGTCGGGGGGTTGGAGGAACGGCTCGTCACGACGGGACTTCCTTTCTCGGCAAGAGGCGAGGGGGTACCAACCTCCTGCATGGAGCGGGGGGGCGGCTCGCGGCGGGCGAGGCCAAGCGCCGCGGCACCGACGATGAAAAGAACAGTCGCCGCGAGGCCCAGCGCCCGCCCTCGGGGCATTCGCGCCGGCGCCGCCCGGGGCTCCGGCGAAAGCGGGGAGAGGACTTCCGGCACAGGCGCCTGTGCGGCTCCAGGCGGGACCTCACCGCGCGGCTCGACGGCGGCCACCTCGAGGACCACCGGCTGTGGCGCGGGCGCCTCGGGCGGTTCGTCCGGGGCGTGCCCGCTCTCCACCGAGCGGACCAGTTCGGGGACGATGCGCAACCGGGGCGTGTCCGCGTCCACGTCGCGCGGCGAGTCCGGGTCCGGAGGCCGGTCCAGCGACACCTTCCACGCCGGCTGCCGCTTCTCCTTGGCGACCTCCCAGAGCGCCTGGAGCAGCGCCTCGGTGCCCGCGTAGCGCTCCTCGGGGCGCTTCGCGAGCAGCCGCAGCGCGATGTCTCCCAACGCCGGAGGGACCTTCGGGTTGACGACCTGGGGCGCTCGCGGCGTCACCGTCTCGATGGCGGGCAGCAGCCGGTCGTACGGGAGCCGGGGGTCGAAGGCGTAGCCATCCGTGAGCGACTCGTACAAGAGCGCGCCCAGCGCGTAGAGGTCTCCGGGGATGCCCGCGTCGAACCGGGCGCCCTGCTCCCACTGGCCCTCGCGCAGGAAGGCCACGCACTCGGGAGGCAACAGGTGCGGCGAGGCCGGCGCCACGCCCACCGTCAGCGTCGTCGCGCCAGGCATCCGCACGGTGCCCAGGTCGATGAGGAAGGGCCGCTCGTCGTCGCGGCGGATGAGCAGGTTGTCGCCCTTCACGTCGCGGTGGTGCAGCCCGCGCCGGTGCAGGTCCGACACCGCGCGCACCACCTCCGTGAACACCGACAACAGGTGCGCCGCCGACGGCTTCACCCGCCAGCGCCACTCGTGGAAGGTCTCCCCGTCGATGTAGTCGGTGACGAAGTACAGGTAGCCCTCGGGCGGGTCCGGCCACCGGTCCACCGCCTGAATCCGGGGCAGGTTGGGATGGGGCGCACACGCCAGGAGCGCGGCGACCTCGTGCGACAGCCGCCCGTTGACATCCTCCTCCTCGGAGGCCTGGGGGCCCGCCGGGCGCAGCGCCATCTTCATCGTGAAGAAGCGCCCTCCCCGCTCCACCTTGAAGACGCGGCCGAAGCCGCCCGCCCCCAACGAGGCCACCACACGCCACGGCCCCACCACGCTTCCCGGGGAAAGCTGGTCCGGATGGAACGGCGCGGGACTCACGGCGACGCCACCTCCCGCGACACGTCATGCCCCCGCCCTCCCCCGCACAGGGGATTGAGCAGCGCATCAGGCTTGGTGACCACCCAGGGAACGGGGCTGTACAAGGGCAACCTCCCGGGTTGACCCTAGCCTGTCTTCAGGAGCTGTCACGATTTTTCCCACCCGGGAGGTGGGCTCCGTCGGGTCTGGGAGACCCAACGTCAGCCGTTGGCTCCAGGCGGGCGGGCCCCTCCCTGCGGGCTCCCGGCCGAGCCTCAACACAACTTAACACCCAGGTGATTTGAACCATGCGATGCAGGACGCGCCCCGCTCCGGTGTTCCACCAGGACACAGGACCGGAGTCGTGGGGCGAACGAGGGTGACGCTCCACCGGAAATGGCGCCGGGAGCCTGTCCATCAACGTGGTATCGGTGGCTCGTCGCGGCCACTCAGGAGGGAGGTGCTGGAATGCTCGCCATCGGAGACCTCGCGCCAGACTTTTCCGCCATCGACTGTCATGGCGTGCCGCTGAGCCTGTCCGCGCTCAAGGGCCGCCGGGTGGTCCTCTTCTTCTTCCCCAAGGCCTTCACGCTCGGCTGCACCATCGAGAACCGCGCCTTCCGGGACAACCACCTGCGCCTCCAGGAGCTGGGCGCGGAGCTGGTGGGCGTCTCCGTGGATACGCAGAAGACGCAGTGCGAGTTCGCGGCGAAGGAGGACATCCACTTCTCCCTGCTGGGGGACCCGGACCGGGTCATCAGCCGCGCGTACGACGTGCTCTGGCCCGTGCTGCGCGTGGACCGGCGCGTGACGTTCATCATCGACCCGGACGGCCGCGTCGAGGACATCATCCGCCACGAGTTGCGCGTGTACCGCCACCTCGACGACGTCCTGAAATACCTGG is part of the Myxococcus landrumus genome and encodes:
- a CDS encoding serine/threonine protein kinase; amino-acid sequence: MSPAPFHPDQLSPGSVVGPWRVVASLGAGGFGRVFKVERGGRFFTMKMALRPAGPQASEEEDVNGRLSHEVAALLACAPHPNLPRIQAVDRWPDPPEGYLYFVTDYIDGETFHEWRWRVKPSAAHLLSVFTEVVRAVSDLHRRGLHHRDVKGDNLLIRRDDERPFLIDLGTVRMPGATTLTVGVAPASPHLLPPECVAFLREGQWEQGARFDAGIPGDLYALGALLYESLTDGYAFDPRLPYDRLLPAIETVTPRAPQVVNPKVPPALGDIALRLLAKRPEERYAGTEALLQALWEVAKEKRQPAWKVSLDRPPDPDSPRDVDADTPRLRIVPELVRSVESGHAPDEPPEAPAPQPVVLEVAAVEPRGEVPPGAAQAPVPEVLSPLSPEPRAAPARMPRGRALGLAATVLFIVGAAALGLARREPPPRSMQEVGTPSPLAEKGSPVVTSRSSNPPTTPHSAPLPSAVEHPADTGLPKSVAAPPERVVALTEDAPRPAKTAPEPAPVPKKRGLQGGLGKVAAVACLTGACAGVPSHLRTEPPQQDCPQSTIDLMRKMGIGPPRILSEVSHFITEVHSADPVPVPPEGPFVVYQLGRDIKKDYTNIVALPRLSKLYGTFFPGKDRVFAWVTEVEFPDGSRYPLCANLTWEGRSELGQPYDPSSTPEQKMLMPVLTLTTTKRLGRL
- a CDS encoding FKBP-type peptidyl-prolyl cis-trans isomerase, whose protein sequence is MRVAKDSIVSLEYRLHLGDGQVIDQSEPGQPLAYLHGHRQIVPGLEGALEGLSQGDSKQVVVQPGQGYGEHDPEGVRVVPRAMLPPGFNPQPGQTLMAQTDQGDIPLRIQEVRGDEVVVDLNHPLAGKTLHFDVTVKDVRAASPEELSHGHVHGPGGHQHG
- a CDS encoding dicarboxylate/amino acid:cation symporter; the encoded protein is MKAHHKMLIGILTGTVAGLTANALAGKSAWLDWTVSNIASPVGQIFIRLLLMLVVPLLFAALVMGVADLDLKQVGRLGVRTLGYTIVFSTISVLLGLVLVNIIQPGANLSDEARALAQQGTQVKAAPPPSETSFGAVLMSMVPTNPIKAAADGDMIGIIVFSLIFGLGVALTPTESAKHLRDTIQGLYDVMMKLIDGVLKLAPYGVAALLFAMTAKLGLSILGQLAAYVGTVLLALGLHMFVVYSLSVRFLGGRNPIEFFRDCRLAIVTAFSTSSSSATLPTALKVAEENLKLPPNVSRFVLTAGSAMNQNGTALFEGVTVLFLAQVYEVPLNLQQQALIMFICILAGIGTAGVPAGSIPVIAMILGMFKIPVEGLGLILGVDRFLDMCRTTLNVTGDLAAAVYVARGEPNAQADAGQPAGSPHSS
- a CDS encoding DNA-methyltransferase; translated protein: MTSALAPDALRCIRADSREPQGYRAALGDRRASLLLTDPPYCLLTRRRKGGDLRDPRAHKKIDQNPIVRFETVRDYRAFSEAWMARALAHLTPDAPLVIWTNLLGKEPIISAAKGLGYPHLRGEFTWGKRTTDKNANEQTLRVYEVALVIARTPEPVLSPGDLPTVWAVVGGYDDDGEATRWGGHPHHKPFSVVEPLVRTYSRPGDAVLDPFAGSGSLPSAALRLGRHPACLEIEPEWAERVTHRLRETAAALVQPPSAR
- a CDS encoding peroxiredoxin; amino-acid sequence: MLAIGDLAPDFSAIDCHGVPLSLSALKGRRVVLFFFPKAFTLGCTIENRAFRDNHLRLQELGAELVGVSVDTQKTQCEFAAKEDIHFSLLGDPDRVISRAYDVLWPVLRVDRRVTFIIDPDGRVEDIIRHELRVYRHLDDVLKYLETHPLPAALDSAA
- a CDS encoding DUF2381 family protein produces the protein MFIFGVMLALGAQASGPEPSGSLAPVRRIEVSADARVAVPEVHIAPGRSTTFFFDARIRPDEVVLEGRERFERLGLSEDHLALIPSSLFRDGERLLLELRFRDGAAPERAAFMLVVDAARGEPQVEVFRAVRSVESYRQEVTELKGRVAQLQAELTRLRSEGHAPRGIESAVAEMEDRDAMVLMRLSPSKVVAHPDIAVVQTWCVESRGPWNALRLEMRARKGGVGWTATGASLTDEQGRVIEVAAPWQPAPLGGEKGTMLVVLVDRAALADSRRYVLKLWDARGRTATVEGLAFKLREEHVGP
- a CDS encoding OPT family oligopeptide transporter, yielding MSQSSPPSTPTPSAAHGGPPPDAHSQAPGVSAETDPERYWLKNVYQGGSRQLTVRAVIAGMLIGAVMCLSNLYVILKTGWSLGVTITACILAFAVFGTLRSLRVLKNDFTALENNAMGSVASAAGYMTGGGNMAAVPALLMLTGALPPSGWLVVWFAVISALGVFAAIPIKRQLINIEALPFPTGTATAETIRALHGHGEVARRKSRLLTGAGVVGAFLVVLRDARFSWLTNIPDKVSLPFTMLGKKASAWTLSLDFSLLMVGAGALVSFKTGWSMLLGAVLAYGFLAPEMVAQGEIAEVTYKAINSWMVWTGSALLVSSGLLSFAFQWRSVARSFKALSGLFGGKRSGEEEQDPLAGIECPPSWFPLGFAVLGPVAVFLMAHLFQIPWWAGVLALPLAVVMGVIASRVTGETDTTPTKALGPVTQLIFGGLAPGNIPANVMSANATGGVGLHAADLLTDLKSGWLLGANPRQQFIAQLFGVVAGAAVVVPVFNILIPSPDVLGSVDFPAPATMVWAGVSKLLATGVAAMPVSARWGATCGGTLGITLVLLERWAPAKLKAYIPSAAGFGLAIVIPASSSIAFFIGAAIAEVLRRKKPALAEATVLPVSSGFIAGESLLGIGIAMLKAFGMMPK